From a single Epinephelus fuscoguttatus linkage group LG18, E.fuscoguttatus.final_Chr_v1 genomic region:
- the purg gene encoding purine-rich element-binding protein gamma, whose product MMADGCCRGMERGRGKIASDSLPRPTYPQQYVQTGSQQQGNDIQELASKRVDIQKKRFYLDVKQSVRGRFLKIAEVWIGRGRHDNIRKSKLTLSMSMAPALRYCLGDFIDYYARIGLRGGLAPPQLEEHSNNGQGRAHDSRRRTQEQHAALSPTGSAVSDDHAHRVLKSEFIERDNRKYFLDLKENQRGRFLRIRQTVSKGHGTMGYYGQGIEQTIVLPAQGLIEFRDALSQLIEDYGDEESDDRGRTGSRNHDNNPELPEAASFRVDNKRFYFDVGSNRYGVFLKISEVRQPYRNTITVPLKAWARFGENFIRYEEEMRRIFSCHKEKRIDTRQDSEEQED is encoded by the coding sequence ATGATGGCTGATGGATGTTGCAGAGGGATGGAAAGAGGCAGGGGTAAGATTGCATCAGATTCTTTACCAAGACCCACATATCCTCAGCAATATGTCCAGACCGGTTCACAGCAGCAGGGCAATGACATCCAGGAGTTAGCCTCAAAACGCGTCGACATCCAGAAGAAACGCTTCTATCTGGATGTCAAGCAGAGTGTCCGCGGACGCTTCCTCAAAATAGCCGAGGTATGGATCGGAAGAGGCCGTCATGATAACATCAGGAAGAGCAAGCTGACGCTGTCTATGTCGATGGCTCCCGCTCTCCGCTACTGCCTGGGAGACTTCATAGATTATTATGCCCGTATCGGACTGCGGGGGGGCCTCGCGCCTCCGCAGCTCGAGGAGCACAGCAACAACGGCCAGGGCCGCGCGCACGACTCCCGCAGGAGAACGCAGGAGCAGCACGCGGCACTGTCTCCAACCGGCTCGGCGGTGTCCGACGACCATGCCCACCGCGTCCTCAAGAGCGAATTTATCGAGAGAGACAACAGAAAGTATTTCCTGGACCTGAAAGAGAATCAGAGAGGTCGCTTCCTCCGCATACGACAGACTGTCAGCAAAGGACACGGCACAATGGGCTACTACGGCCAGGGCATCGAGCAGACCATCGTGCTGCCAGCGCAGGGGCTCATCGAGTTCAGAGACGCACTGTCACAGCTGATTGAAGACTACGGCGACGAGGAGAGCGACGACCGCGGCCGAACGGGATCCAGGAATCACGACAACAATCCCGAGCTTCCAGAGGCTGCGTCTTTTCGGGTGGACAACAAGAGGTTTTACTTTGACGTCGGGTCTAACCGGTAtggtgtctttttaaaaataagtgaGGTGCGGCAGCCGTATAGAAACACCATCACAGTTCCCCTAAAAGCCTGGGCTAGATTTGGAGAAAATTTCATCAGGTACGAAGAAGAGATGAGACGAATTTTCTCCTGTCACAAAGAGAAGAGGATAGACACACGGCAGGACAGCGAGGAGCAGGAGGACTGA